A portion of the Anoplopoma fimbria isolate UVic2021 breed Golden Eagle Sablefish chromosome 15, Afim_UVic_2022, whole genome shotgun sequence genome contains these proteins:
- the cldn23l gene encoding claudin-23, whose translation MMHTSASMVTGIVFAPLGLVLVFTAAITPQWREGQARLGMAGGKGHWMGVRSGSVESLLLLRSDGLWESCLQVEHSELKQCWPVAGPYRRDPRVRLAQGLILTSLFLCGTGIVLACIGVRCWTDIPLRGVAATGGLLVVMAGLLSLTALGVYTHNLARLGMEDPSKGIGNPRFPHLSLHPAGSLYFGWLGSCLQMLGGTALLFSFKRPRYPTCPSCPKLPVCPACRSCPKITNQPDSDAYEVTC comes from the coding sequence ATGATGCACACTTCAGCATCCATGGTGACCGGGATTGTCTTTGCCCCTTTGGGACTGGTCCTTGTCTTCACTGCCGCCATCACCCCTCAGTGGAGAGAGGGACAGGCGCGTCTGGGCATGGCAGGAGGAAAAGGTCACTGGATGGGGGTCAGGTCCGGGTCGGTGGAGTCGCTGCTCTTACTGCGCTCTGATGGACTTTGGGAGAGCTGCCTGCAGGTGGAGCACTCAGAGCTGAAACAGTGCTGGCCCGTGGCAGGTCCATATCGGAGAGACCCGAGGGTTCGCCTGGCACAAGGTTTGATCCTGACCTCGTTGTTCTTGTGTGGCACTGGCATTGTACTGGCGTGTATCGGGGTCCGGTGTTGGACAGACATACCTCTGAGAGGTGTAGCCGCTACAGGTGGACTCCTGGTGGTGATGGCCGGGCTTCTGAGCCTGACTGCACTCGGGGTGTACACCCACAACCTTGCAAGACTGGGGATGGAAGATCCAAGTAAGGGGATCGGTAACCCCAGGTTCCCCCACCTCAGCCTGCATCCAGCCGGCTCGCTCTACTTTGGGTGGCTGGGTTCATGTTTACAGATGCTGGGAGGCACTGCTCTGCTCTTCAGCTTCAAACGACCAAGATACCCGACTTGCCCTTCCTGCCCAAAGCTACCCGTCTGCCCTGCATGTCGTTCATGTCCCAAGATCACCAACCAGCCGGACAGCGATGCCTATGAAGTCACCTGTTAG
- the grhl3 gene encoding grainyhead-like protein 3 homolog, with translation MTKETETLGLVFQSENFNFNRYNNYAMDSWSYLESTLPEQNHPKPRLHPGDDLAALTMLYEQCKNQKDHKIITNRAGNICKTERNLTNTNELVSLEASANVMKILSESVPLSHHQDVLGSKQNISLPISGPTTSDTYATLTSVVADNYDKQELNIIFDSLLTGTFPDPSTETLPYSDPFPEDQSSPVYTGSYTGSPPERFRNEFQFSLGAPLASSYKSSELPMVYLNKGQFYPITLQGVDSSACLTATKVKTVVMAVFENDKSPEMQLRFWNHWHARQPTAKQRVIDIADYKEVFSGVSNVEEVAFNALSFVWNPNEEAKVYIGINSLSTDFSAQKGVKGLPLNLQIDTYDFSSGTNQLLHRAACQVKIFCDKGAERKMRDEERKRSKRRVKPDANTNKSLVSSSMGSDCTFFQTLEDHITQPVLFIPETHLSSLQRMAPPIDENERSSMKRLYTDRDQISSPPSKQARREDPQRVLLYVRTHTEEVFDALMLSAPTLSGLQDAVSEKYGIQKENIGKIYKKCKRGIYVNMDDNIIQHYTNQSAFLIEMSEVISGQFQVTLIEV, from the exons ATGACCAAAGAGACTGA GACTCTGGGACTGGTCTTTCAGAGCGAGAACTTCAACTTTAACCGTTACAATAACTACGCCATGGACTCGTGGTCCTACCTGGAGAGCACTCTCCCCGAGCAGAACCACCCCAAACCCAGACTCCATCCAGGAGACGACCTGGCAGCCTTAACCATGCTTTATGAACAGTGCAAG AACCAGAAAGATCACAAGATTATTACCAACCGCGCTGGCAACATCTGCAAAACAGAGAG GAATCTAACCAACACCAATGAGCTTGTTTCATTGGAGGCGTCCGCCAACGTCATGAAGATCCTCTCTGAGAGTGTTCCCTTAAGCCATCACCAAGACGTTTTGGGATCCAAGCAGAACATCTCACTGCCCATCTCCGGTCCTACCACCTCAGACACCTACGCCACCCTGACCAGCGTTGTGGCGGACAATTACGACAAGCAGGAGCTCAACATCATCTTTGATTCCCTGCTGACCGGTACTTTCCCCGATCCGAGCACCGAG ACTCTTCCCTATAGCGATCCCTTCCCTGAAGACCAGTCTAGCCCAGTATACACAGGCTCCTACACCGGCTCTCCACCAGAGAGATTCAGGAATGAGTTCCAGTTTTCCCTGGGAGCTCCCTTGGCTTCTTCTTACAAGTCCAGTGAGCTGCCCATGGTCTACCTGAACAAGGGCCAGTTCTACCCCATCACTCTCCAGGGAGTGGACAGCAGTGCCTGCCTCACTGCCACTAAAGTCAAG ACAGTGGTGATGGCtgtgtttgaaaatgacaaGAGCCCAGAAATGCAGCTCCGCTTTTGGAATCACTGGCACGCACGTCAGCCAACCGCCAAGCAGAGGGTCATTGACATCG cAGACTACAAAGAAGTTTTCAGCGGCGTAAGCAACGTAGAGGAGGTGGCTTTCAACGCTCTCTCCTTTGTTTGGAACCCCAATGAAGAAGccaag GTGTACATCGGCATCAACTCCCTAAGCACAGACTTTTCGGCTCAGAAGGGAGTCAAAGGCCTGCCTCTAAACCTGCAGATCGACACGTACGACTTCAGCTCGGGAACCAACCAGCTCCTCCACAGAGCCGCTTGCCAGGTCAAGATTTTCTGCGATAAG GGTGCTGAGAGGAAGATGCGtgatgaggagaggaaaagaagtaAGAGGAGGGTGAAGCCCGATGCTAACA CCAACAAGTCTTTAGTGAGCAGCTCCATGGGCAGCGACTGTACCTTCTTCCAAACCCTGGAAGATCACATCACCCAGCCAGTTCTCTTTATTCCAGAAACACACCTCTCCAGCTTACAGCGCATG GCCCCTCCCATCGACGAAAACGAAAG GAGTTCTATGAAGAGATTGTACACAGACAGAGACCAGATCAGCTCTCCACCAAGCAAACAAGCCCGCAGAGAAGACCCACAAAGAG TTCTGCTGTACGTGAGGACGCACACTGAAGAGGTGTTTGATGCGCTCATGCTCAGCGCGCCGACACTGTCAGGCCTACAGGATGCT GTTTCAGAGAAGTACGGtatccaaaaagaaaacattgggAAAATCTATAAAAAGTGCAAGAGAGG GATTTACGTCAACATGGACGACAACATCATTCAACATTACACCAACCAGTCGGCCTTCCTCATTGAGATGTCCGAGGTCATCAGCGGCCAGTTCCAGGTCACCCTCATTGAAGTATGA